ATGTTTGTGCACTAAATATGGAGCTCCACCTAGCTCTTGGTTGGCTTACAGCTTAGCATCTTAGCTCtttaaaactcaaataaaaaaaagtagtatttgtTGAGTGCCATTTAAAGGCAACGCATTGTGAAGCCATGCAAGCTATTGTCTTTATTCTAACTACCAAACGAGCTAAAAAGTCCCAAGAGCTTTTCTTTAAACATGTCCAGTGGTATTGTCTGTAGAGGCATCATAATAGTGGTGTCCATTGGATAATCATATTTATTGTTAATGTTGACATACCATGCTCAGATGGGCCTGCAGATCAATCTGAAGCCTCTGCAGGGTGCTCTTCAGGTCCTTCAACTCGGTGCGGGACGTCACAagaacctctgtgtgtgtgatcacttCCTGCTCCACCGATGTCACCTAGGCAGATTGAAGAAACAACATTCTCTGTCACCCAACAGCTCCTGACATATTATTACGACAATCGAAAGGTCGCCGCAGTGGCTGTACTCTGAGGAGTTGTAACACTTCACCTTGTTCTGGTACCACGCCTCGAGTTCAGTGCGATTCTTGCTGATCAAACTCTCGTAGTGCGATCTGATCTCAGACATGGCCTGGTTCAGGTCTTGGGAGGGAGAAGCATCCACGGCCACATTGACCTGTCCGCCCATGTGACTCCTCAGCTGGGTTAGCTCCTGTAGGGGTCAAAGGACAGTCAGCAGGTGTGTTAACTATGAATCATGAATGGGTTATTTGTTATGACAACACAAGCAAAGGATTGTTTGTGAGCTGTGTTTCCACGTCTGCTTTGGGAGCTTTAACCTGAGTGTAAGAGACAAGCTCCTGAGATGCATTGAGCTGATTGAGGGAGAGAAGAACACAAGATCGTGTGGAAAGGGAAGACCGGTAGCACTgggaaggggaggaggcagCAGACCCGTTTATAAAAGCAGGATCCTAACATGGAatttccttcggtgttgtcacaGGCAATCACCTCTTCGTGGTTCCTTTGGAGCGTGACGATGTCCTCCCTCAGGTCCTCATACCGGCACTCCAAGTCCATTCTGATCAAGTTCATCTCATCCAGCACCTTCTTCAGCCCGACGATGTCCGCCTCCACCGCCATCCTCATGGCCTGCTCGTTCTCGTACCTGAGAAAGTCGGGAGGGGTATTATTGAGTTGTCAACATTAGAAGTTGTCAGTGAGCCTTCCGTTTACGATTTGATGTGCATGTGGCGGTTAACTTATGTGCCGTTGCAGAGAAGTACAGCGGAATTCACTCACTTCATTTTGAAGTCATCAGCGGCCAGTTTTCCATTGTCCATGTCCAGGATTGTCTTGGCATTACACTTAGAGGCAATGACAATCTaaggtgaaagaaaaacagggaaaCATGTAAGAACAAGTATAATCATGCTCATTTCTTATACACAGCATAGTATGAGATCCACATCAATCATTTTTAGGAGAGTACCCATCAAAAGGTGGTCCTTAAAAAATTGGAACGTAAAGGtacgtattttttttttaattgagccTGAGAAAAATGTCTCCTAGTTCTCTAACTCAAATGTCCGCTGTCTCAACCCCACACACAATACATCCCACCCCGCCTCCCCCAGAAAGACGAGGAGgggaagacacacacgcgtcggTCTACTTCTTCTTACCTTGTTCTTCAGATCTTCGATGGTGGCGAAGTAGCTGCTGTAGTCGGGGCTGATGACCTTGTGGTTCTGGTACCATTCTCTGATCTGCATCTCCAGGTGgttgttctccttctccagggTGCGCACCGTCTCCAGGTAGGAGGCCAGGCGGTCGTTCAGGTTTTGCATGGTGGCCTTCTCGTTGGCCCCGACGTGGAGGTCCATGCCAGCGGTCACGTTGAACcctccggaggaggaggaggaggagagtccgTAGCTCTGCTGGGACGAGGAGATGCGTGTGCCGCGGCCGCCTGCTCCTCCGTAGACACTCATGGTCCTCTGGCCGTAGGAAACGCTGCTGAAAGACATGCTGAGAGCTGGATCTGGATCTAGAACAGGGAGGATCACTGATCTGCGGTTGAAGGCATCACCTTGGTTTTCTTGGTTATATAGCAACAAAGTGGGAGGGCCTAGGAGGGGTACATGAAAAGGAAgaccaccccccacacacacaccttccccctACTCCTTTTTGCTATCTCCACATCAGCATGGGTGTGGGTGGGTTGTGGTTCCCCCACGTTTTTCAGGCCAAACCGGTGGTCCTCAATAAGGCGACATTCCTTGAATAccactttgtctctttttgtcatAACCTCCTTGTCATAACAGCAGATTGAGATGAAAAGACATGCTTTAAAATAATGCATTCTTACAGAAGAAAAATGGTTAATTATCTTGTAAAATATTCACTCCTAGCAGTGATAGAAATGGCACATAGTAGTGGTTATTAGCCTGGGGCAAAAGGTTGAGGCAGGGCAGAATCTAGCTAATATCCTTTTTGTGTCCAAGATTTAtattagaaaagaaaacagatttaaCAGAAAGTTAGCAGGACAAACAGCAATTTatgcatatttaaaaataattttactaCTTCCTAAAATTTAATCTCATTTGTCAATAACTACATCTGCAATGACATGTCGAAATGTcagctttgtgttcattttgctTGATAAATACGGATAATTGGGTGTCCCGTTTTGCTATGCCTGGGGCCTTTTTGTGGTGACACAACGCATTGTTAAATTTGAAAAATCTACAACTTTAAGTCaatgaattaaaacaaatatcatCTTGCTTTAATCATTTTACAACCTGATATGTAACCGGAGTAAAATCTGCTTCTAATACTGTTCTTAAAAATGTACAGCTGTCATCAGATTGACAGAAAACCCGCCACTCATCCCAACACCCTTCTTATCAGCGTGACGCTGATTGATGAGGTCATTAGAGAAAGCGACAGGGTGATCATTTACTGTTGTGTGTAGGTgagaattaaaccaataaaactgCCTGGTACAAAGCTGGTCGACATCATTACAGATCGTAAAGATGTGATGAAAGCCAGGCATGGTGTTGAGTACAATTTCACCAGAGAAACAAGTTTAGTTCCTGAGTAACTCGTCAGGCTTGATTCATACAATCTAAACACCAACGACGTGGACTTGCCATTGTTTGCCACAGGGAGGATCTCGGCTCTGCTGGAAAAATCTacattttctgttgtgtttattgagtctcagtgtttccccctgtTTGATGCAATCATAGAATAACATAATAGCGCTGGTGGAAGGtttcaaatgcttttattttttaagtataaattaggggtgtcaaatgattaaaaattttaatcaaattaatcagaattttcagtggattaatcatgattaatcacacctgaatcctaaccattttttctttctgaaatgcatactaaagataaataacaggacacagatacataattatcattattattatcataattattattttttacataaatatatgttattgatatttgattttttaattcattccagaaaataatcaaatcaatgttatttgataagttacagactgatttccctgcatggctctagaagggtctcgagcctctgcagtttatcccactctgctgtgagtttgtgctcctgcgatgaccagacatgaccagacatgtcaaccctcccgatgtttcaaagccccccccgaaaatctcccggaccgacctttctcccgatttccacctgaacaacaatattgctgcaccacccgtcactgggcgcgccgtttcagaccgaacaataataaaggttacaccttgaagtcgagcgcggcgattagaacgactggcgctgcaaagaaatccgctaccacccccattttagtgtgaaatattcccatacctgggagaatttagatcgcattggtttctcttcctccgcatgtttcagaacagcgctgctcttgctctgctgggcggagcttttcttcttctctgttctgctgcgcgagaacgggggggggggggggggggggggggggggggggcgggtctctggcgcaaacaacttgctgaacctgacggcctgacatatgcctgcaggtggcagtaatgtgttgtataggatgaagtgcattctctagaagaagaggttctttccggacctgaataatttgtcacactgcgcatgcgtgaaatgcgtcaaaaaaattgacgtaattaacaacaaacagctaattaacgccgttaacgcgctatttttgacagccctagtataaatacaaaaaatgactttaatTAAAGGTCCtaatataaaaatgttacttaaataaaagtAGAAAAGTATCAGCCTCAAACTACACTAAAACTTAAAAAAGGAATTTGTGTATAATCTTAACCAGCGGAGTATTCTACTTCATccattgattttcatttttaaatatgcatAAATTGCTGTTTGTCCTGCTAACTTTCTGTTAAATCTGTTCTCTTTTCTAATTTAAATCTTGGACACAAAAAGGATATTAGCTAGATTCTGCCCTGCCTCAACCTTTTGCCCCAGGCTAATAACCACTACTATGTGCCATTTCTATCACTGCTAGGAGTGAATATTTAACAAGATAATTAACCATTCTTCTTCTGTAAGAATGCATTATTTTAAAGCATGTCTTTTCATCTCAATCTGCTGTTATGACAAGGAGGTTatgacaaaaagagacaaagtggTATTCAAGGAATGTCGCCTTATTGAGGACCACCGGTTTGGCCTGAAAAACGTGGGGGAACCACAACCCACCCACACCCATGCTGATGTGGAGATAGCAAAAAGGAGTagggggaaggtgtgtgtgtggggggtggtcTTCCTTTTCATGTACCCCTCCTAGGCCCTCCCACTTTGTTGCTATATAACCAAGAAAACCAAGGTGATGCCTTCAACCGCAGATCAGTGATCCTCCCTGTTCTAGATCCAGATCCAGCTCTCAGCATGTCTTTCAGCAGCGTTTCCTACGGCCAGAGGACCATGAGTGTCTACGGAGGAGCAGGCGGCCGCGGCACACGCATCTCCTCGTCCCAGCAGAGCTAcggactctcctcctcctcctccggaggGTTCAACGTGACCGCTGGCATGGACCTCCACGTCGGGGCCAACGAGAAGGCCACCATGCAAAACCTGAACGACCGCCTGGCCTCCTACCTGGAGACGGTGCGCAccctggagaaggagaacaacCACCTGGAGATGCAGATCAGAGAATGGTACCAGAACCACAAGGTCATCAGCCCCGACTACAGCAGCTACTTCGCCACCATCGAAGATCTGAAGAACAAGGTAAGAAGAAGTAGAccgacgcgtgtgtgtcttcccCTCCTCGTCTTTCTGGGGGGAGGCGGGTGGGATGTATTGTGTGTGGGGTTGAGACAGCGGACATTTGAGTTACGTTCCAATTTTTTAAGGACCACCTTTTGATGGGTACTCTCCTAAAAATGATTGATCTGGATCTCATACTATGCTGTGTATAAGAAATGAGCATGATTATACTTGTTCTTACATGtttccctgtttttctttcaccttAGATTGTCATTGCCTCTAAGTGTAATGCCAAGACAATCCTGGACATGGACAATGGAAAACTGGCCGCTGATGACTTCAAAATGAAGTGAGTGAATTCCGCTGTACTTCTCTGCAACGGCACATAAGTTAACCGCCACATGCACATCAAATCGTAAACGGAAGGCTCACTGACAACTTCTAATGTTGACAACTCAATAATACCCCTCCCGACTTTCTCAGGTACGAGAACGAGCAGGCCATGAGGATGGCGGTGGAGGCGGACATCGTCGGGCTGAAGAAGGTGCTGGATGAGATGAACTTGATCAGAATGGACTTGGAGTGCCGGTATGAGGACCTGAGGGAGGACATCGTCACGCTCCAAAGGAACCACGAAGAGGTGATTGCCTGTGACAACACCAAAGGAAATTCCATGTTAGGATCCTGCTTTTATAAACGGGTCTGCTGCCTCCTCCCTTTTCCCAGTGCTACCGGTCTTCCCTTTCCACACGATCTTGTGTTCTTCTCTCCCTCAATCAGCTCAATGCATGTCAGTAGCGTGTGTCTTACACTCGGGTCAAAGCTCCCAAAGCAGACGTGGAAACACAGCTCACAAACAATCCTTTGCTTGTGTTGTCATAACAAATAACCCTTTCATTATTCATAGTTAACACACCTGCTGACTGTCCTTTGACCCCTACAGGAGCTAACCCAGCTGAGGAGTCACATGGGCGGACAGGTCAATGTGGCCGTGGATGCTTCTCCCTCCCAAGACCTGAACCAGGCCATGTCTGAGATCAGATCGCACTACGAGAGTTTGATCAGCAAGAATCGCACTGAACTCGAGGCGTGGTACCAGAACAAGGTGAAGTGTTACAACTCCTCAGAGTACAGCCACTGCGGCGACCTTTCGATTGTCGTAATAATATGTCAGGAGCTGTTGGGTGACAGAGAATGTTGTTTCTTCAATCTGCCTAGGTGACATCGGTGGAGCAGGaagtgatcacacacacagaggttctTGTGACGTCCCGCACCGAGTTGAAGGACCTGAAGAGCACCCTGCAGAGGCTTCAGATTGATCTGCAGGCCCATCTGAGCATGGTATGTCAACATTAACAATAAATATGATTATCCAATGGACACCACTATTATGATGCCTCTACAGACAATACCACTGGACATGTTTAAAGAAAAGCTCTTGGAACTTTATCAAAATGCTAgttacacacacagcaaaaagccTTGCAGCGAATAAGAACCAGCATAAAGTAAGATCTGTCAATTAAAATCACTGAGTGCCTCCTCACTTAAGAACttttccctgcccccccccccaacagaaagTGTCTCTGGAGGGCTCCGTGGAAGAGACCCGGGTGCGTTACGTTTCCCAGCTAGCAGCCCTCCAGAACAGGGTCACAGGCCTGGAGGCTCAGCTGTCCCAGCTGCACGCCAACATCAGCAGCCACAAGCAGGACTACGACCTGCTGCTGGACCTCAAGGCTCGGCTGGAGATGGAGATCGCGGAGTACAGGAGGTTGCTGGATGGGGAGGATGAAAGGTGAGACCGGAAGAGATAGAGAAACACTGCTTTGATATATGATATGATGAAAAGTAGAAATATTCTAgactaattgtttttttctttcttttcatctgcATCACCAGTTCAAAGCAAAGTAAGCAATGTTTCACATACATGTCTTTTCTATTTTActattaaaatgcaacatgagtTCTAATGGGAATGAAGAAATGTGGTGTGATTTGCTCATGATGGTTTCTATATTTCCCCCCCACAGTTATCACAAAGACCATCACCGTGGTGGAAACAGTTGTGGATGGAAGGGTGGTTGGAACCAGCAAGACTGTTGATGTGGATGTTGATGAGATTGAGTGATGAACTGCATGGATTATCATAAATcaagattaaatatttaaattttaaaaaattgtgCACTTCATTTGTAGAGGCTTAAACAAGATGGCCTGTTAAACTATGATgcatttcattacattacactacatgtcatttagctgacgcttttatccaaaacgacgtacgataagtgcatttccacatagatacaaactcagaagaacaagtaacaagaaagcgagcaggacagcaaagagtcgccatctcgccgagtgcttttctctcagtgagggaggaacaagccgcttgatgCAGATCTGAGTGTGCGGGTTGAGATGTAGGGTTCCACCATGTcatggatgtagactggacccgatccattcacagcatggtacgtcagtaccaatgttttgaactggatgcgggcagccactcatTACAACGTGGTCTCTCAGTTTGTCTCCTTCAGTGACTCCCAGCTTACACCATTAGATAAACCAGTGTCCATTGGACAAATGTTGGAACAAGTTGCATAAATGTAGAGACACAAGACTGTTCTTGTGAAATTCTGCATGTTGGTGAAAGCGCCACCAGGAGGCAGCAAAGTTGGC
This genomic interval from Pungitius pungitius chromosome 17, fPunPun2.1, whole genome shotgun sequence contains the following:
- the LOC119218879 gene encoding keratin, type I cytoskeletal 13-like, yielding MSFSSVSYGQRTMSVYGGAGGRGTRISSSQQSYGLSSSSSGGFNVTAGMDLHVGANEKATMQNLNDRLASYLETVRTLEKENNHLEMQIREWYQNHKVISPDYSSYFATIEDLKNKIVIASKCNAKTILDMDNGKLAADDFKMKYENEQAMRMAVEADIVGLKKVLDEMNLIRMDLECRYEDLREDIVTLQRNHEEELTQLRSHMGGQVNVAVDASPSQDLNQAMSEIRSHYESLISKNRTELEAWYQNKVTSVEQEVITHTEVLVTSRTELKDLKSTLQRLQIDLQAHLSMKVSLEGSVEETRVRYVSQLAALQNRVTGLEAQLSQLHANISSHKQDYDLLLDLKARLEMEIAEYRRLLDGEDESSKQIITKTITVVETVVDGRVVGTSKTVDVDVDEIE
- the LOC119218881 gene encoding keratin, type I cytoskeletal 13-like → MSFSSVSYGQRTMSVYGGAGGRGTRISSSQQSYGLSSSSSSGGFNVTAGMDLHVGANEKATMQNLNDRLASYLETVRTLEKENNHLEMQIREWYQNHKVISPDYSSYFATIEDLKNKIVIASKCNAKTILDMDNGKLAADDFKMKYENEQAMRMAVEADIVGLKKVLDEMNLIRMDLECRYEDLREDIVTLQRNHEEELTQLRSHMGGQVNVAVDASPSQDLNQAMSEIRSHYESLISKNRTELEAWYQNKVTSVEQEVITHTEVLVTSRTELKDLKSTLQRLQIDLQAHLSMKVSLEGSVEETRVRYVSQLAALQNRVTGLEAQLSQLHANISSHKQDYDLLLDLKARLEMEIAEYRRLLDGEDESSKQIITKTITVVETVVDGRVVGTSKTVDVDVDEIE